A stretch of the Maridesulfovibrio bastinii DSM 16055 genome encodes the following:
- the mtaB gene encoding tRNA (N(6)-L-threonylcarbamoyladenosine(37)-C(2))-methylthiotransferase MtaB yields the protein MNKFWLTTLGCKINQYESESIRQSWIKKGMQPAEKEEDADIVVVNSCAVTAAALRDLRQTVRHINRYNPEGKIIVTGCAAQVFAAELAELPGVVEVIPQERKAELLCGPLEREGACCSENVFAPFSIDDYQRARAVVKVQDGCSHRCTYCIVPITRGKSISRPIEDILKEIKRLLDAGFREMIISGINLSHYGRDIDDRPDFWDLMEEIEQNFGAEWKGRARLRISSLEPGQLHERALEIFKKSSLICPQLHLSLQSGDAEVLKRMGRGHYKPEDVLDFLESLKTIWPVFGLGADILTGFPGETEQEFQNTLEFCHKLPLSYAHVFPYSLRPGTAAAKMPGHLPDKIKKARAAQLREVVKNKKSKFIKELTSLNSLHVLVQDGEVGVCEYYTTCKIVECTQNPESRSLVKVKPLGIEGDKILAACV from the coding sequence ATGAATAAATTCTGGTTAACAACACTTGGCTGCAAGATAAATCAATACGAAAGCGAATCAATCCGTCAGAGCTGGATTAAAAAAGGAATGCAGCCTGCTGAAAAGGAAGAAGACGCGGATATTGTTGTTGTTAATTCATGTGCTGTTACCGCCGCGGCCCTGCGTGATCTTAGACAGACGGTCAGACATATAAACCGCTATAATCCAGAGGGAAAGATTATTGTAACCGGGTGCGCTGCTCAGGTTTTTGCTGCCGAACTTGCCGAACTTCCCGGAGTTGTGGAAGTAATACCGCAGGAAAGAAAGGCGGAGCTGCTTTGCGGACCTCTTGAAAGGGAAGGGGCCTGCTGCTCTGAAAATGTTTTTGCACCATTTAGTATTGATGATTATCAGCGGGCCAGAGCTGTTGTTAAAGTTCAGGATGGCTGTTCACACAGATGCACATACTGCATTGTTCCCATAACCAGAGGAAAGAGTATCAGCCGCCCCATTGAAGATATCCTGAAAGAAATAAAAAGACTGCTGGATGCCGGTTTCAGGGAAATGATCATCAGCGGTATTAATTTAAGCCACTATGGACGGGATATTGATGACCGTCCTGATTTCTGGGACCTGATGGAAGAGATTGAGCAGAATTTCGGGGCTGAATGGAAGGGACGGGCAAGGTTGCGTATCAGTTCCCTAGAACCCGGACAGCTTCATGAAAGGGCTCTTGAAATTTTCAAAAAGTCCAGCCTGATATGTCCTCAACTGCATCTTTCGTTGCAAAGTGGAGACGCGGAAGTTTTAAAGCGTATGGGCAGAGGACATTATAAACCAGAGGATGTGCTGGATTTTCTTGAGTCTTTAAAGACGATATGGCCTGTTTTCGGGCTGGGAGCAGATATTTTAACCGGTTTTCCCGGTGAAACTGAGCAGGAGTTTCAAAATACTCTTGAATTTTGTCATAAACTCCCTCTTTCTTATGCTCATGTTTTCCCGTATTCTCTAAGGCCGGGTACGGCGGCAGCTAAAATGCCGGGGCATCTTCCCGATAAAATAAAAAAGGCCAGAGCCGCGCAGCTGCGTGAAGTTGTAAAAAATAAGAAAAGTAAATTTATAAAAGAGCTGACTTCATTAAACAGCCTGCATGTTCTTGTGCAGGATGGAGAAGTCGGAGTATGTGAATATTATACAACCTGTAAAATAGTTGAGTGCACACAGAATCCTGAATCGAGATCATTGGTCAAAGTAAAACCTCTTGGTATTGAGGGTGATAAAATTCTTGCTGCATGTGTCTGA
- a CDS encoding HPP family protein has protein sequence MKILNSLIAEKPPHKLVSEVFWSWLGAFLGISAVALIHYDFLLKSDLPMIIGSFGASAVLIYGAPHSPLAQPRNMLGGHILSAIVGVSCFMLVGNIAWLACALAVSTAIAVMHVTGTLHPPGGATALIAVIGSSRIHELGFLYVLVPVASGALIMLAIALIVNWLPKSRNYSIRIFKN, from the coding sequence ATGAAAATATTGAATTCATTAATTGCGGAAAAGCCACCGCACAAGCTGGTTTCAGAAGTTTTCTGGTCATGGCTGGGAGCTTTTCTCGGTATTTCAGCAGTCGCTTTAATTCATTATGATTTTCTTTTAAAAAGTGATCTGCCGATGATAATCGGATCGTTCGGAGCTTCTGCTGTATTGATTTATGGAGCTCCTCACAGTCCTCTGGCCCAGCCCAGAAATATGCTAGGGGGACATATTCTCTCTGCTATTGTCGGGGTTTCATGTTTTATGCTTGTCGGAAATATTGCATGGCTGGCCTGTGCTCTGGCGGTTTCAACGGCAATAGCCGTGATGCATGTAACGGGGACTTTGCATCCTCCGGGAGGAGCTACCGCTCTTATTGCTGTAATCGGGAGCAGCAGAATTCATGAGCTTGGATTTTTGTATGTACTCGTGCCGGTAGCAAGCGGAGCTTTAATCATGCTGGCCATCGCTCTGATCGTAAACTGGCTGCCGAAATCCAGAAATTATTCTATCCGTATTTTTAAAAACTAG
- a CDS encoding transposase: MLKKSDQKQVTVELVTIEELVPENHLLRKINKFIDFSFIQEKTKHLYCENNGRPAIDPVVLFKMLFIGYIFGIRSERRLVKEIQVNMAYRWFLGFG, from the coding sequence ATGTTAAAAAAATCTGATCAAAAGCAAGTCACTGTTGAGCTAGTAACAATTGAAGAGCTGGTTCCTGAAAACCATTTACTTCGAAAAATAAATAAGTTTATCGACTTTTCATTTATTCAAGAGAAGACCAAGCATCTTTACTGTGAGAACAATGGTCGTCCAGCAATTGATCCAGTTGTTCTTTTTAAGATGTTATTTATTGGGTATATATTTGGAATTCGCAGTGAGAGGCGTCTTGTCAAAGAAATACAAGTCAATATGGCTTATCGCTGGTTTCTTGGTTTTGGTA